In the Pseudothauera hydrothermalis genome, one interval contains:
- a CDS encoding STAS domain-containing protein, producing MSTCPPAVRRLAIVEDMTIYNAVAQKKTLVDALTDCDRLELDLSAVAEIDTAGFQLLVLIKREAARLGKQAHIVAHSQAVSQIVDFYNMAAEFGDPMLVPAQEAR from the coding sequence ATGAGCACTTGCCCCCCCGCAGTCCGGCGTCTGGCGATCGTCGAAGACATGACCATCTACAACGCCGTGGCACAGAAAAAAACCTTGGTCGATGCCCTGACCGACTGCGATCGGCTGGAACTGGATTTGTCCGCGGTGGCCGAAATCGACACCGCCGGCTTCCAGCTTCTGGTGCTGATCAAACGCGAAGCCGCGCGCCTGGGCAAGCAGGCCCACATCGTGGCGCACAGCCAGGCGGTCAGTCAGATCGTGGATTTCTACAATATGGCCGCCGAATTCGGCGATCCGATGCTGGTGCCGGCACAGGAGGCGCGTTAG
- a CDS encoding methyl-accepting chemotaxis protein, whose amino-acid sequence MDFNALLRRSILVAAVVALGAGTTVYFFNDWFHDDFLVRLKIAQPLGDALGTVLIVAVAALAQRLVSLAFFRDHMFGLSTVQEKLQSASHKVAAVHEEVARELRTVPTYNGVLRDQLASVVQQTEQAAYDITSRLQAIDEVVGRLNDFVAQTSRESDELAADSEQKFAQNQRLIGQMRDYIAARIAEAQADQARVAQVVHEARSLESLTKLIKDIAAQTNLLALNAAIEAARAGEAGRGFAVVADEVRKLSAETEKAVVAINQGIQGVASTIEVQLQEKLSSMNLNKEQAALGQFADQLVQLGDSYEALLRHQGAVIDTVRDSSQKLATMFMETMASVQFQDVTRQQIEHTAEALARLDEHLAGLAERLAQADNPDFNYVPLAEHLDQLYARYVMESQRSTHKQSLQQHSEAPTGSPKVELF is encoded by the coding sequence ATGGACTTCAACGCCCTGCTTCGCCGCTCCATCCTGGTCGCCGCCGTAGTGGCGCTGGGGGCGGGTACCACGGTTTATTTTTTCAACGACTGGTTTCACGACGACTTTCTGGTCCGGCTCAAAATTGCCCAACCGTTGGGCGACGCCTTGGGCACCGTGCTGATCGTCGCGGTGGCCGCGCTGGCCCAACGCCTGGTGTCGCTGGCTTTTTTCCGGGACCACATGTTTGGCCTGAGCACGGTGCAAGAAAAGCTCCAATCGGCCTCCCACAAGGTGGCGGCGGTCCATGAGGAAGTGGCCCGCGAACTTCGCACCGTGCCCACCTACAACGGCGTGTTGCGCGATCAACTGGCCAGTGTCGTCCAGCAGACCGAACAGGCCGCTTACGACATCACCAGCCGGCTGCAGGCCATCGACGAAGTGGTCGGCCGTCTGAACGATTTCGTCGCCCAGACTTCCCGTGAATCCGACGAACTGGCTGCGGATTCCGAGCAAAAATTTGCGCAAAACCAGCGTTTGATCGGCCAGATGCGCGACTACATCGCCGCCCGTATCGCCGAAGCGCAGGCCGACCAGGCGCGCGTGGCACAGGTGGTCCATGAAGCGCGATCGCTGGAATCGCTCACCAAGCTGATCAAAGACATCGCCGCGCAAACCAATCTCTTGGCGCTCAACGCGGCCATCGAAGCGGCGCGCGCTGGTGAGGCCGGACGCGGCTTTGCGGTGGTGGCCGACGAGGTGCGCAAACTGTCGGCGGAGACCGAAAAAGCGGTGGTGGCGATCAACCAGGGCATCCAGGGCGTGGCCAGCACCATCGAAGTGCAGTTGCAGGAAAAACTCTCGTCGATGAATCTGAACAAAGAGCAAGCCGCGCTCGGTCAGTTTGCCGACCAACTGGTGCAACTGGGCGACAGCTACGAAGCGCTGCTCCGTCACCAGGGCGCGGTCATCGACACGGTGCGCGATAGCAGCCAGAAGCTCGCCACCATGTTCATGGAAACCATGGCCAGCGTGCAGTTCCAGGATGTCACCCGGCAGCAGATCGAGCATACCGCCGAGGCGCTGGCACGCCTGGACGAGCATCTTGCCGGTCTGGCCGAACGCCTGGCGCAAGCCGACAACCCGGATTTCAACTATGTGCCGTTGGCCGAGCATCTGGATCAGCTCTATGCCCGCTACGTCATGGAAAGCCAGCGCAGCACCCACAAACAGAGCCTGCAACAGCACAGCGAAGCGCCCACCGGCAGTCCGAAAGTCGAACTGTTCTGA
- a CDS encoding response regulator — protein sequence MKTIFLVDDSATILLSISGILTKAGYAVEKAANAQEALKKFQAGVKADLLITDLNMPGMNGIELIKEVRKLPAYRFMPILFLTTESQQSKKAEAKAAGASGWIVKPATADELLNTIKLVMR from the coding sequence ATGAAAACCATTTTCCTGGTCGATGATTCGGCCACCATTTTGCTGAGCATTTCCGGCATCCTGACCAAAGCAGGCTACGCCGTGGAAAAGGCCGCTAACGCTCAAGAGGCGCTGAAAAAATTCCAGGCCGGGGTCAAAGCCGATTTGTTGATCACCGATCTGAACATGCCGGGCATGAACGGCATCGAACTCATCAAGGAAGTGCGCAAGCTGCCCGCTTACCGCTTCATGCCGATTCTTTTCCTCACCACCGAATCGCAACAGTCGAAAAAGGCCGAAGCCAAGGCTGCCGGCGCCTCCGGCTGGATCGTCAAACCGGCCACGGCCGACGAGTTGCTCAACACCATCAAGCTGGTCATGCGCTGA
- the ruvC gene encoding crossover junction endodeoxyribonuclease RuvC has product MSTAAASGALTTRILGLDPGLRVTGFGLIDRLGSQLRYVASGTIRTADGDLPGRLRTLLDGVREVIHTYTPDQVAVEKVFVNVNPNSTLLLGQARGAVICGAVSCDLPVAEYTALQVKQSVVGYGKANKEQVQHMVQRLLALPAPAGPDASDALACAICHAHGGAGLAVLAGGGTRRRAGRLILAPGEPGAR; this is encoded by the coding sequence TTGAGTACCGCCGCGGCCTCCGGCGCGCTCACCACCCGCATTCTGGGGCTGGACCCCGGATTGCGGGTGACCGGCTTTGGGCTGATCGACCGTCTCGGCAGCCAACTGCGCTACGTGGCCAGCGGCACCATCCGCACCGCGGACGGAGATCTACCCGGCCGGCTGCGCACCCTGCTCGACGGCGTGCGCGAGGTGATCCACACCTACACCCCCGACCAGGTCGCGGTGGAAAAGGTGTTCGTCAATGTGAACCCCAACTCCACCTTGTTGTTGGGTCAGGCGCGCGGCGCGGTGATCTGCGGCGCGGTAAGCTGCGACCTGCCGGTGGCCGAATACACCGCGCTGCAAGTCAAACAGTCGGTGGTCGGCTACGGCAAAGCCAACAAGGAACAGGTACAGCACATGGTGCAGCGGCTGCTCGCGCTGCCTGCGCCCGCCGGGCCGGATGCGTCGGACGCGCTGGCCTGCGCGATCTGTCATGCCCACGGCGGGGCCGGCCTGGCGGTGCTGGCCGGCGGCGGCACCCGGCGACGCGCCGGCCGCCTGATCTTGGCCCCCGGCGAACCTGGCGCGCGCTGA
- a CDS encoding heavy metal-binding domain-containing protein, with translation MELSTTPTLEGRPIRKYLGVVTGEAIIGANIFKDMFASIRNIVGGRAGAYERSLTDARQLAMDEMAEQAARLGANAVVGIDIDYEVLGADNGMLMVCVSGTAVVTA, from the coding sequence ATGGAACTATCCACCACCCCGACCCTGGAAGGCCGTCCAATCCGCAAGTACCTGGGCGTGGTCACCGGCGAGGCGATCATCGGCGCAAATATCTTCAAGGATATGTTCGCCTCGATCCGCAACATCGTCGGCGGACGCGCCGGCGCCTATGAGCGCTCGCTGACCGACGCGCGCCAACTGGCGATGGATGAGATGGCCGAACAGGCCGCCCGCCTGGGTGCCAACGCAGTGGTCGGCATCGACATCGACTACGAAGTGCTGGGCGCTGACAACGGCATGCTGATGGTGTGCGTCAGCGGCACCGCGGTGGTGACCGCTTGA
- a CDS encoding DMT family transporter produces MNSSPTASLSTAAPLLFVLLWSTGFIGAKFGLPYAEPLTFLSTRYLLVIGLMLGVALATRAPWPKRPQEYLHIGVSGLLLHAGYLGGVFIAIDRGLPAGVTALVVGLQPLLTALGAGWLLGERVSLRQWAGLALGFAGVALVVGAKAGTDSTSLATLWHALLPALAALLAITGGTLYQKRFCPRFDLRSGAVIQFVPTLAVSALAASQTETMQIDWQGEFVFALLWLVLVLSVGAISLLNLLIRHGSAVNVASLFYLTPPTTALIAWAMFGETLAPPALAGMVVAVAGVWLARKG; encoded by the coding sequence ATGAACAGCTCCCCGACCGCTTCGCTCTCCACCGCTGCGCCGCTTTTGTTCGTTTTGCTGTGGAGCACCGGCTTCATCGGCGCCAAGTTCGGCCTGCCTTATGCCGAGCCGCTGACGTTTTTGTCGACCCGTTACCTGCTGGTGATCGGCCTGATGCTCGGCGTGGCGCTCGCCACCCGCGCGCCCTGGCCGAAACGCCCGCAGGAGTATTTGCACATCGGCGTCTCCGGTCTGCTGCTGCACGCCGGCTACCTGGGTGGGGTGTTCATCGCCATCGACCGCGGTCTGCCGGCCGGCGTCACCGCCTTGGTGGTTGGTCTGCAGCCGCTGCTGACCGCGCTGGGGGCAGGCTGGCTGCTCGGTGAGCGGGTGAGTCTGCGCCAGTGGGCAGGGCTGGCACTGGGCTTTGCCGGGGTGGCACTGGTGGTCGGGGCCAAGGCCGGCACCGACAGCACCAGCCTGGCCACGCTGTGGCATGCGTTGCTGCCCGCGCTGGCGGCCTTGCTGGCCATTACCGGCGGCACGCTTTATCAAAAGCGCTTCTGCCCGCGCTTCGATTTACGTAGCGGCGCGGTGATCCAGTTCGTGCCCACGCTGGCGGTGTCCGCGCTGGCCGCCAGCCAGACCGAGACGATGCAGATCGACTGGCAGGGCGAGTTCGTCTTTGCCCTGTTGTGGTTGGTGCTGGTGCTCTCGGTTGGCGCCATCAGCCTGCTCAATCTGCTGATCCGTCATGGCAGCGCGGTCAACGTGGCCAGCCTGTTCTACCTCACCCCACCGACGACCGCGCTGATTGCCTGGGCGATGTTTGGCGAAACCCTGGCCCCGCCGGCGCTGGCCGGCATGGTGGTGGCCGTGGCAGGCGTATGGTTGGCGCGCAAGGGCTAG
- a CDS encoding YebC/PmpR family DNA-binding transcriptional regulator produces MAGHSKWANIQHRKGRQDAKRGKIFTRLIKEITVAAKLGGGDPGANPRLRLAIDKAKAESMPKENIENAIKRGTGQLEGVAYEEARYEGYGIGGAAVMVDCLTDNKTRTVADVRHAFSKYGGNLGTDGCVAFQFKHCGQLLFAPGTDENALMEAALEAGAEDVVSHDDGSIEVITAPWEFTAVKEALEAAGFSAEFGEVTMKPLNETVLSGDEAARMQKLLDALEALDDVQEVYTSAVLET; encoded by the coding sequence ATGGCGGGTCATTCCAAATGGGCCAACATCCAGCACCGCAAGGGACGTCAGGACGCCAAGCGCGGCAAGATTTTCACCCGATTGATCAAGGAAATCACGGTCGCCGCCAAACTGGGAGGCGGTGATCCGGGCGCCAACCCGCGCCTGCGCCTGGCCATCGACAAGGCCAAGGCCGAGTCCATGCCCAAAGAGAATATCGAAAACGCCATCAAGCGCGGCACCGGTCAGCTCGAAGGCGTTGCCTACGAAGAAGCCCGTTACGAAGGTTACGGCATCGGCGGCGCGGCGGTGATGGTCGATTGCCTGACCGACAACAAAACCCGCACCGTGGCCGACGTGCGCCATGCGTTCTCCAAGTACGGCGGCAACCTTGGCACCGACGGTTGCGTGGCCTTTCAGTTCAAGCATTGCGGCCAATTGCTGTTCGCCCCCGGCACCGACGAGAACGCGCTGATGGAAGCTGCGCTGGAAGCCGGTGCCGAGGATGTGGTGAGCCACGACGACGGCTCGATCGAAGTCATCACCGCTCCGTGGGAATTCACCGCGGTCAAAGAGGCGCTGGAAGCCGCCGGTTTTTCCGCCGAGTTCGGCGAAGTCACCATGAAGCCGCTCAACGAAACCGTGCTGAGCGGCGACGAAGCCGCGCGCATGCAAAAGCTGCTCGACGCACTCGAAGCGCTGGACGACGTGCAGGAAGTGTACACCTCTGCGGTGCTGGAGACCTGA
- a CDS encoding helicase HerA-like domain-containing protein produces the protein MAEPMPIARAGDKTLYLLPRLANRHGLITGATGTGKTVTLQKLAESFAAIGVPVFMADVKGDLSGIGAAGVASPKLMQRLAAIGIEDFTPRANTAVFWDVFGAAGHPVRATITDMGPLLLARLLNLNDTQAGVLQLVFKIADDHGLLLLDLKDLRAMVQYVGENAKSFTTEYGNVSAASIGAIQRNLLALESQGGDVFFGEPMLDIADLMQTDADGRGVVNVLVADRLYQSPKLYATFLLWLLAELFENLPEVGDLDKPKLVFFFDEAHLLFDDAPKALVDKIEQVVRLIRSKGVGVYFVTQNPLDVPDAVLGQLGNRVQHALRAFTPRDQKAVKTAASTLRANPAFDAASAITELGVGEALVSFLDDKGRPEVVERAWVIPPCSRIGPLELAEREAAIRASVLYGHYEQVLDRESAYERLRAQAEAAAVQAPSVGGRAAAPAESSAVGGGLSDILFGSTGPRGGRRDGLVQIAAKTVTRTVGSAIGRQIVRGLLGSLLGGGRR, from the coding sequence ATGGCCGAACCTATGCCAATTGCCCGCGCGGGCGACAAAACCCTGTATTTGCTGCCCCGTCTGGCCAACCGCCATGGCCTGATCACCGGCGCCACCGGCACCGGCAAAACGGTGACCTTGCAAAAGCTGGCTGAAAGCTTCGCGGCCATCGGTGTGCCGGTGTTCATGGCCGATGTCAAGGGCGATCTGTCCGGCATCGGCGCCGCGGGCGTCGCCTCTCCCAAACTCATGCAGCGCTTGGCGGCGATCGGCATCGAGGACTTCACCCCGCGCGCCAATACCGCGGTGTTCTGGGATGTGTTCGGTGCGGCCGGCCACCCGGTACGCGCCACCATCACCGATATGGGGCCGCTTTTGCTCGCGCGCCTGCTGAACCTCAACGACACCCAGGCCGGGGTGCTGCAACTGGTGTTCAAAATCGCCGACGACCATGGCCTGCTGCTGCTCGACCTCAAAGATTTGCGCGCGATGGTGCAGTACGTGGGCGAGAACGCCAAATCTTTCACCACCGAGTACGGCAATGTTTCGGCCGCCTCGATCGGCGCCATCCAGCGCAATCTGCTGGCCTTGGAGAGCCAGGGCGGCGATGTTTTTTTTGGCGAGCCGATGCTGGATATCGCCGACCTGATGCAGACCGACGCCGACGGACGCGGGGTGGTCAACGTGCTGGTGGCCGACCGCCTCTACCAATCGCCCAAGCTCTACGCCACCTTCTTGCTGTGGCTGCTGGCCGAGCTGTTCGAGAACTTGCCCGAGGTGGGCGACCTGGACAAGCCCAAGCTGGTGTTTTTTTTCGACGAGGCCCATTTGTTGTTCGACGATGCGCCCAAGGCGCTGGTGGACAAGATCGAACAGGTGGTGCGGCTGATCCGTTCCAAGGGCGTGGGGGTGTATTTCGTCACCCAGAATCCGCTCGATGTGCCCGACGCGGTGCTCGGCCAGCTCGGCAATCGGGTGCAGCATGCGCTGCGCGCATTCACCCCGCGCGACCAGAAGGCGGTCAAGACTGCAGCCAGCACGCTGCGTGCCAACCCGGCCTTCGATGCCGCCAGCGCGATCACTGAACTGGGGGTGGGCGAGGCGCTGGTGTCTTTTCTGGATGACAAAGGGCGTCCCGAGGTGGTCGAACGCGCTTGGGTGATTCCGCCGTGCTCGCGCATTGGGCCGCTGGAGCTGGCCGAGCGCGAGGCGGCGATTCGCGCATCGGTGTTGTACGGCCATTACGAGCAGGTGCTCGATCGCGAGTCAGCCTACGAGCGGCTGCGTGCGCAGGCCGAGGCGGCTGCCGTGCAAGCGCCGTCGGTGGGCGGGCGCGCCGCGGCGCCGGCAGAGTCATCCGCGGTCGGCGGCGGTTTGAGCGACATTCTGTTCGGCTCCACCGGTCCGCGCGGCGGGCGGCGAGACGGTTTGGTGCAGATTGCCGCCAAAACCGTGACCCGCACGGTGGGCAGCGCCATTGGCCGGCAGATCGTGCGCGGCCTGCTCGGTTCCTTGCTGGGTGGCGGCCGGCGCTGA